The Gossypium hirsutum isolate 1008001.06 chromosome A03, Gossypium_hirsutum_v2.1, whole genome shotgun sequence genome contains the following window.
TTAGAAATGCTATCACTAAGTTTCGTTTTGGTTGGAAGCAAAAGGAGAAATAGGACAAACAATAAGTTGAAGAAATGAAAGAGACTACCGACGGAGATGCAGCACGATGATGCAGAGGAATAGAAaaaattttagggatttcggGCAAAATTGGGGAAAATCAAATGGGGAAAAAAATAAAGGATTTCCGGTAAAATTGGGGATTTAGGGGAGGGGGAAAATAAACCGCGCCGTTTCTATGGAAATTTTTTACTGCGTTTTTACAAAAACGCCATTTAGGtcatatttgtggcgttttcactaaaaacgTCACTATAGTTAAACTTTTTGTGGCATCTTagctaaaaacgccactattctttagttttaatttttttttcatttttaacatatttttttcctttttttctttcaaattttttatgctgagattatcattttttagaattttttcaaaaaaattttaatattgaactttttaactgaaatatggactaaaatattaaatttttaagttttaagtttttaattttttatttttaaattttaaaattttttgaagatttttataatttttaaattaaaatataaaaaaactagtATCATGTCATGTGAATTACCTTGCAGGTTTTCAcgttaatatcattaaaaattttaattttacaattacattcctattaaaaatgatatttaacaatttttaaaaaagtggAAGGTAATTTTGGTTCAAAAAAtaagaatcaaattgataaaaaatatataaatattgaaagttaaaatttaattaccGTGATCAACtcttttaggaattaaattgatagATGGGTATGGCATGGTCTAGTACTGTTGAAaggatttcttttttctttcttttttcatcaacattattcttttatataaatggcatttaattatatatgtaaacacttaaattttgatagagatacatctcagaattataaatgaatttcggtttaatatgtaattgtagacatgaaattctaattgtggtttaaatatATAGTtgaaattaaactttaattttgacttaatcatacacattttaaaaaataaatacatcaatatatttttatattgaataaatataaatatttatgtatacaatataaaaatataaaatgatgttatatcaataattctgttaataatttacaataactggatcaaattaaagttcatgtgtacattgcacactaaaccattgttcatgtatgcttttgggatttaacctattttgatatatatattttaaaataataatttatatttatcttatttagatttatattataaaaaaattccaaGATACACAAGTAGTTCACCATAtttatccttaaaccctaaaaattaaaccataaaccccaaaccccaacccctaaatcataaaccataaatcTTAGACCATAAACCTACACCCTAaatcttaaatatatattacaagggACAAAAGTAATTAAAAGGAATTTTATTGCTTATCTAAActctaaaataaattgattttttgtcattttatcaaaaactctaacccttaaaccctaatagCCTAACCCCTAAAACCATGAACAATACTAAGACCATAACTATAAAACAATAGACCCTAAACCACAAActttaaactctaaaccctaaactcaaaactctaatcacaaaataataaaatattatatcataaaccctaaaaccccaaaccatagacattaaaccttaaatcctaaaataaaatgattcgtttgcggcgtttttcgaaaaacaccgctaatgcttatccttttgcggcgttttccgaaaagcgccgctaataccaCTAAAGCTCaataaaacgatgccgttttggttaactttttgcggcgttttttgaaaagCACCACTAACGCTCGATCTTCCACTAATGCTTGATCTTTAGCGACGTTTTCgggaaagcgccactaatgcttgatctttagcggcgtttttcgaaaagcgccgctaattctcaatctattgcggcgtttgtttcataaacgccgcaaataaacgccactaatgcttgaccttttgcggcgtttttgtccTATAACTCTAATCTTTTGCGGTGTTTTCTAACTAGTGCCACTAATGTacaacttttgcggcgttttttgttcaaacgccgctaaaagcctattttgttGTAGtgcaaattcactaatttgataacttttgaggataatgtttaaccttacaaactcccttaaagtttctacccaaaccttaagacacaaaccctctcaaagagatacaaagaagcaaacaaagaaataatatttacaagATCAAAGTGTGGCAAATTAAGCTCAATTACAAGGAAAAACACTTGAGGTAATAGAATAACAATGAAGCTCACAAGTGTATGaaagaaaagtatgaaaatatttggcacaaaggttgtttgattgattttttttgcttgaaaatactttcttgttgttgtaggacctttggaagatagtatttataccctctaattcatttctAACCGTTAGGTAAGAtagtatttataccctctaattcatttctAACCATTAAGGTTGTTGTAGAAGTTAATAGAGCCGTTGAAATAAAAATACCAGTGCATTTAATTCACATGCAACAAAGGGTATCAATACTATTtgaaaaagtatcgataatttAGCATTTAATGCCTTGATTCAGTGACTATTAAAACCGATAAAATTGATACCAAGATAAAATTATCGATACCAAATAAAAGGTTTCAATATTATATCGATACTTAATGAATACCTCAAAATGACATAATGCTAATTTCGTATTGATACTGAAAAATGTAGGGATAAAGTGTGTCAAAATCGATGccatttaaaatttatcaataccgTATCGATACTTGTTAAATTGTCTGCAAGTTAGTAACCTATTTTGGTATCGATTTCTAGAAATTTATCGATTCCtgacaaaaagtatcgatactttttggctTGGAACATTTTtgacttgtttgaaaatttttttaaagtgttatttttaatttacttggccgtgaaatatttttaagtataaatttaatattttttttattttagaaataatttgaagTACAATTTTGTTAAATGGTTTATTCGTTtgctatattaaaattttttatcaaataaaacttAGGGCAACAACTTATATCTTATAATGTGTAAACCTACTCAAATTTATTTCAATCTAAGTTGAAATAAATCTTAATTTTCAATTCTTTACATTTTATTATAAGTTAActctaattataattaatttggcATGTCCTTTATTCGTGGGGAGTACAGACCACGGTCCAGAGCAGCACATGCTACCAGATTATTGTAATTGTTTATCTTTTAGTTTTCGTACATTGAAGGTTCTCTTAAGTTTCGCACCTGTTGGACGTGTCTTGATACAAATCACATAATgattttattttggtataatttttCACACTCTAaccttataaaaaattattttaagtattcatttaattttttttaaaattttttaattcttaaatttacATTCTTTGTCAGATTacttaaaattgaacaaaaaaattactttttttaactttGCTGACATGACATACACATCTATTACCATGTAGATGACATGttgacatttaattaattttttaaaattttaaaatatatatttttataactattatactttttttaataattttaatgattcttaattttaaaaaatatttttatatatattttttgaatttttaaaatttttaacaattaattaaacCATGTcagaaaagttaaaaaatattaactttttcatccatGTTAAgctgatttgacaaaaaaatataaatttaaaggctaaaaaatacaaaaaattaaatagagagctaaaatatatttttttctttttataaaattggagAACTAAATAAGTCATGCCATTATTTTTCTTATACAATTTCAAATCCTATCAAATAGatgtataataaaaaatttaataaccgATCCTTAAAAGTCAAGActtttcattaatatttttatattttttattaattaaataatattatatgaattataggAGTTCTATGTCTAAATTGGTttaatctatactattatttagaGTCAACCGAGCACCAAtttatttagtctttttatttatatttttttaaaactaacttctttagtctttttattttttttaaaagagccaataaaaaatttgaaagtgcTAGGATTTGAACCCATTTCATTTGGgttaataaaactttaattttaccattcaactaaaacaaattttttttatttgattcattttaattctattatgcatactttattacctccatcacttgcataaattttaataatgttgttaattaagttagtatcacaatttaatctaatttttttcttttaatatcataaatatttcgtgtgatattattaattagtttcaaatcatacattttattatttattgttttattattttcaagCACACTTCTATTTTCTAAATATCATGCAATTTCAACATGCATacatatatgataaaatttctagtatTGATCAAGTTATTGATCAAGTTGGTGTCACTAGTTAACTTGATACCAACTaaagattgatgacaacaccataataaataattgtagtgTATTTAGTATTCTTAATCCGATGccttttacatgtttaaattttgttttacttacaatttaaattttttttcattttaatattgtacatatttcatatgttattattaattagtttcaaaccatatataTTTTGTGTTCTAAGTAGTTTTGCCATCcatatacatattaaaaataaatttctaattttgaataaatgaaactaaaatcaatataaagctaagtataataaattaaaaatcgaAATATTTCTAGATTTGAACAAGAATAATTCTGAAAGAGAAGCACACATACCAATTATAGTAAAACTTGATCCTAGAGTATGAAGATTCCAATATCTCAACCTTGACTAACACGGTGGAAGCCTTGTTAGCAATGAATATAATGTTTATATGTAATTATGTAGGAATTATTTTAGTTATTCTCGGTATACCAAAACATGTAAATTACCTATAACTGGCAGCATATGTCATATTGCAACAAATTATATTACATCGATAATGCATGTATGTAAAAGATCAGAGCACCCTTCCCACAGAACTAACTTGGAGAATATACTCAAACATACATGTTATTAAACAGAATAAAAGATGGAAGTTATTAATGAAAACACTAAATCAGTAATCCAGAAGATTAAAAAGAGCCAAACAATTGCTGGTCAATTGAGCAAGATACAACACACTCTTATTGATTGTGTTCTTAACAGCTTTGCTTACTTTCTGGCCATCAAATTCATCGGTGCATGTGTACTCATCCGTCAAGATAGCGCTCACCCAAGTTTTTAAATCATTCATCTCATCAGCCTTGTGATCCGAGCCTTGTAAATTAGCCAATGTCTTCAAGGATTTCTCCAGCTCGTCGATGGCCTCGCCAGTAGTTTCAGCGCAATCATGGGTGATTTCTTTCTCGGACGGACTCAATCCCTTCATTTTTTATAACGAGTCTATCGATGAAGATGCATTGTATGTGGCATTTAGAGTGAAGGACAAGGCGATGTTGCAAAGCTTGTTGGTATCGGTTTTAATGGCGGACGCACTGGGAGAGAGAGCTTTGTAGCAAACTTTGGGATATGTGGTTGAACAGGcggatttgataaattttttgtaAGTTTTGGCACTAGCTTTGTTAGTAGTAGCAGCTGAGACAGTTTGCATGGAGGTGGGCAtgataagaagaagaagaatggaaAAACAAAATATGAAGACTAATTGGAAAGATGAGCTTGACATTGTGAAACTTTTAACTTCGTTTCTGTGGAAAATGTTCTCAATATAAAATTGTTCTCtcatataaaatcaaaagcttacaaactatttataggctatagtttaccatttaaaacaacaaaaattgaaaatattaaaatctaataataaccataaaccaatgactcttgacctttcattttcctaaacaagaaactactaatttaaacccattaaaaaacaatataacttttgacctttcaactcttgacctttcacttacatgactcttaactttcatttaagtttatttaacaaaACTCCCCTGTAAACTTAAATGCTTCTGCCATCCTTCATGCCGATTAATTTCTTGTAGTTGTCGAAGAGTATCATCGGTAGCGGTTTTGTAAAGATATCCGCGACTTGGTCCCGACTTGTCACGTGCACTAATTTCACACTTCCTTCCTTTACATGATCTCGGATGAAATGAAAACGAATGTCAATGTGTTTGCTTCTCTCATGATTCACTGGGTTCCTTGCCAACTCAATCGCTGATTTATTGTCAACTCGTATCTCAGTTGCACCAAGTTGTTGTTGCTCCAACCCACCCAACAAATTTCTGAGCCATATAGCGTGACACACACACCAAGATGCTGCCACATATTCAGCTTCACATGTCGATAGTGTCATGATTGGTTGCTTCTTTGAAAGCCAAGCAAATGCTGTGTTACCCATAAAGAACACATATCCCGATGTACTTTTCCGATCATCTAAGTCTCTGCACCAATCACTGTCGGAATACCCAATCAACTTGTAATCTtccatatttgaataaaataacccgtGTGACACCGTTCCTTGAATGTACCGTAGGATTCGCTTCAACGCCTTCCAATGTGAATAAACCGGCTCCTCCATGAACCGACTTACAATGCCAACACTTAGCGAAATGTCAGGCCTTGTGCAAGTGAGATAGCGAAGGCTTCCCACCAAACTTCGGTATTTACTTGCGTCGACTCGTTCTCCTCCATCGAATTTCGAGAGTTTTACACCTGGTTCCATTGGTGTTGATACCGAGTTGCAATGTGTCATCTTgtacttcttcaaaatttcctttGCATATGCCTCCTGTGACACAAAAATACCTGTCCTTTCTTGTCGAACCTCCAAACCAaggaaaaatttcattaaacccaaatctgtcatctcGAATTCTTGTGTCATTTTGCTCTTAAAATCCAGTATCATCTTACCATTGTTCCCCATAAAAATGAGGTCATCGACATAAAGAGCAACAAATAACATATTACCTCCATTCTTCTTCACGTAGAGGGCATGTTCATAAGGACATTGTTTGAACCCATTCTCCTTGAAGTATGTATCGATACGAGTATTCCATGCCCGCGGTGCTTGCTTCAACCCGTAAAGTGCCTTCTTTAATTTCAGCACCTTTTTCTCCTCTCCATTTTTCATGTACCCGGGTGGTTGTTCGATGTAGACTTCTTCTTCGAGCACACCATTCAAGAATGccgacttgacatccatttgaaatATTGGCCATTTAAATTGTGCCGCTTGTGCAATGAGCAGCCGGATTGTCTCCATTCTTACAACAGGAGCAAATACCTCATCATAATCGATCCCCTCCTTTTGCTTATACCCCTTTGCAACAAGTCGCGCCTTGTACCGTTCTAACTCGCCTTGagcattcatctttcttttgaaCACCCACTTCACACCAATGGGTTGACTTCCTTTCGGCAATTCTGTTAACTCCCATGTGTTGTTACGGTCAATTGCTTTAATCTCCTCATCCATAGCAGTTTGCCACTTCTTGTCCCGTGCAGCCTCTTCAAAACTTATAATCTCGGAATCTGCCAAAAGACATACAATATGTACCTCATTTGTTGAATCATACAAATCTTGCAAACTTCGCATTTTTGGTTGTTGCGGTTCATCTTCATCATCGGTAGTTTCAGGATTTGTCTGTATGATTGTTGGTGTAGTGATTGATGATCCTCCATCTTTGGTGATAACCTCCGTTGAGTTATTCCAATCCCACTCGCTTGCTTCATTGAATCGTACATCACGACTTACCACAACCTTCTTACTTATCGGGTCGAGTAGCTTGTATCCTTTTGTTTTCTCATCAtacccaataaaaataaacattttgctTTTGTCTTCGAGCTTCGTTCTTCGCTGATCCGGCACATGTGCATAGGCCTCACTACCAAATACTTTAAGATGAGAAATTGATGGTTTTTGTCCGCTCCAAGCTTCTTGTGGTGTTTGATCATCCAACTTCGCATGTGGACATCGATTTTGCACATAGATGGCACATTGCACGGCTTCCGCCCAAAATTCCTTCGGCATCTTCTTGCTCTTGAGCATTGATCGAACCATGTCGAGAATAGTCCGATTCTTCCTCTCGGCCACACCATTTTGTTGGGGAGAGTACGGTGCGGTTAGGAATCGTCTTATGCCTTGCTCCTCACAATACTCCATGAAAGCCGTCGAAGTATACTCGCCACCTCTATCAGATCGTACAGATTTGATGTGTCTACCAGTTGTTTTTCCACCATCACTTTGAACTTTTTGAACACCTCCAATGCCTCGgatttttctttaagaaaataaacccaagtttttcgtgagaaatcatcgataaaagaaatgaaatacctTTTACCGCTAAAAGATTCAAGGGTGATTGGTCCACATATGTCGGTATGAATCAATTCGAGAAGTTGCTTAGCCTGATATTCTGCCTTATTTTGAAACGAAGTTCTCGCATGCTTACCAAGCACacattcttcacaaaattttccctCATAGTCCATGTCTGGTAGCCCATGCACCAAATTCTTCTTTGCCAACTCGTTTAGACCACCATAATGTAGATGGACAAAACGGAGATGCCATAGCAACGCCTTGTCTTCAACATCAACTCGCAaacattttcctcgaacacttctcAGATTCAACCTGAACATGCGATTTCTCTCCATTTCAACTCGAGCGACCAAACACCCTTCCTTATCTTTCAAGTGTAACACCCGATCTTTCATAAGTaccgaataacctttttccatgagttgccccatactcaaaatgttgctcTTGAGGTCTGGTACGTAATACACATCATGGATTGACCCAATTAACccatcattttgtaaataaaaaatggtACCTTGGCCTTTTACCTCAACCTTCGACGTATCTCCAATTGACACATGTCCCGTTTCAACCTTTTGCATCTCTTTGAATAGGTGCTTGAGCCCACACATATGGTTGCTTGCACCCGTGTCAAGGTACCACACCATGTTGTTGTTGGTGTTGACTTCGTTGTGTGCCATCAAGAGAAAACCTTCTTTTGCCTCCTCATTTTCCGTGGTTAGGTTGGTTGTCTCTTCCACCTTTTTCGAGAAGCGACATTCTTTCGCGAAGTGTCCCGCCTTACCACAATTGTAACACTTATCAGAGTTACAATCCTTCGCATAGTGACCATATTTGCCACACTTGTAGCACTCGACATTGGAATAATTCGACCATCCGCCTCTTCCACGACCACGTCTTCTTCCCCGCCAATTTTGTTGGTttgaatactcattctcttcatAATTCCCTTCTTGACCACGACCTTTTCCACCACGACCATTTCCTCGATCTCCACGaccacggcctctacctcgaaAGCTTTGAGAATAGAGAACCTTTTCGTCTTTGATTGATGCCTTGGTTTGAAGTGCTTGCTCGAGTGtctcctctttcttcttcttcttacgtTGTTCATGTGCCTCGAGAGAACCGGCCAGTTCATCGACTGTAAGCGTTGCTAGATCTTTTGACTCTTCTATGGCACATACGACATTTTCGAAACTGTCAATTAACGATCTCAAAATCTTCTCCACAACTCGTGCATCAATTAACGCTTCTCCGTTTCGGTTGAGTTGGTTCACCACGGTTTGAACACGCGTGATGTAGTCGGAGACACCTTCTGATTCCTTCATCTTCATGCCTTCCAGCTCGCCACGAAGAGTTTGAAGTCGGACTTGTTTAACTCGGTCGGCTCCTTTGTACACCTTTGCTAAAATGTCCCATGCTTCTTTTGAAGTTGTCGCACTTGCAATCTTCTCAAAGCCCGACTCATCAACGGCTCGAAATAACATGTACAATGCCGCCTTATCTTTCGACCGTATTTCTTTCAACGCCTTGTTTTGAGCCGCCGTATATCCCGCAGTAGTTGTCGGTTCTACGAAACCTTCTTGGACCACCTCCCAACCATCTTGAGACCCGAGAAGAGCTTTCATTTGGATGCTCCAATTCTCATAGTTCACCTTTGTTAGTCGAGGCAATGGCACATTACTAGTCACACTCTCCATAGCTCAGATACCAAATTGTGGAAAATGTTCTCAATATAAAATTGTTCTCTCATATAAAATCAAAAgattacaaactatttataggctatagtttaccatttaaaacaacaaaaattgaaaatattaaaatctaataataaccataaaccaatgactcttgacctttcattttcctaaacaaaaaactactaatttaaacccattaaaaaacaatataactcttgacctttcaactcttgacctttcacttacatgactcttaactttcatttaagtttatttaacagTTTCTACTCAGATTTCTATCTTGTGTATTGGTGATGGAGCATGGAAATATGGATCGCTACTTATTTATAGGCAAAATTAGAATAACTTTAGGTGAGGTGACCCtaattaatgttgtaattaattggtttttatttatttgcaccACCAAtaacaatcttttgattcttGATACGTCCTATAATTATCGATTAGTTTATGACAGTGTTATGATCACACTAGAGTACAAATCAAAACTAGAAAAAAGATTGAAATAAAATTTGTTGAAATTAGAACGTGTAAATGACAACCGATCAGatgataataaattataattaatccaGAGATATATACTTAGATGCTTAGGTTGTTTACACATCTAGCTTGCACTGGCACACAATCACAATCTCCCGCATATAATagttttatgtattattatgaAAACTATCTTTTGattctttattatataattagtTGTCTAACAAAAGATACGGTACAGCAGCCGAGCTGCAGTTCCTTCAATTTAAATATAAGCTTTGCTTCTGCTCCTAATTGCAGGTGTCCTAACGGGTCCTCGATGTGATTTTCCCATAGATGATACGAATTGGATCTAGTGCTTTAAGTgtaagtatatttttttataaatttgtaatattttcaaacagattgattaataaaacaaattcattgattacattaatttattttttataattgtccTCATATGGTTTTTGTAAGCAAAGTAAAAAGGAAACAAATATtgttcattggttgtctaatgtttaaactaatactaagcggtattacgtggtcggatcgtaaaacagaaagacaacttgtattagtacaCAAACAAAATCTGtcttagtctaatcggaaattagcaaaccgattgaaagactaatatgtcgtacGTCTATTAAGTCCAATTGGGAATATGCTTTATCCTGGACATCGAAGCGGAtgactcttagaagatagagatatagatgtgactgactggactgacagtaaattggactagacccaagaagactagatcttgaatctgtttataaatttattcacttgtgatgttcatagtatgatatacctaaatcttgagtggatgacagactatgtatgtgtgactcatacactttgatgtaagtcaaacctgtaacaccccaaacccagcccagatgttatgaccggatccgacatgccacatcgaagcgttcaaaacattttatattgttgatctagaaaaacttacttagtgttttaaaagacaatttcattataggttaaagtgaatagaagctgtgcaccaggtaggaaaccggaaaagaggtggtgagtccatcggactgcttaagtaccaagctcccttcggatacaatcctagacatgcataccgccattgccacgccttaacgtcatggatattcctaggaaaccaatttgattaagtcatttttaggaaaagtgattaattttgaaaaatactttcattgcggaagctttgcttgttgtcgtgttattttgaaatcaattgctgtttttgaaaacgtgccttaaagctatccaatttcaacagttaaaataagtaatacctatcttagtaatacatattaaaaccatcaaaaataattaagcggccttattacatttaaaaacccaaaacttcaaacgtaaataaaaggatgtccagttcaccagaagaaaatcaaactttcagaacgggtggccactccgaattccctcatagctccaagcccactatggttggggatttcctgcgtggatgaaaataaaaggggtgagtttggggaaactcagtgtgtaaaataacccataCCACagtctaaatcagctcaacccacagaaacagaataagtttgCCTTAACCCAGaacagaaattcagaataaagcccatagacccataacagaacagaacagatattacatgtttatgcagaaacccaacccagattcatccataacaccccccgtactagccttacaccatgtggggagactactcgacccacccaaccgctacacatcacagaaatcgcagcgaggctgccagatattgtgacgaagtcaccagatacaaatattgtggcagagccaccagaacagatatatgtggcagagccaccagatcagataatcgtggcatagccaccagaatagatatatgtggcagagccaccagatcaaataattgtggcatagccaccaggacgcttcctccataatataacccatgtccccatgcaacagatatataatcatggcatacatcatacagaatcagatcgttatgctttttagtcaaaattaaccctaggggtataacggtaattttgcacctacgagtataacagtaattttccatacataggggtattatagtaatttagctacttttagggttttcatgcatatcctaactatttttcgtactatcagaacacttaccgtgCATACTTACAGAATTGGggccgttggcccatgaacccgatctttggcctattaggcccaaattatcaaaatgtacgaaatcgcgcgtactgcagtttattactttagattaccaaatatacaaacccaactatcttacgagcattcgcacactcgcaaattcccaaaataccgacttttcgaca
Protein-coding sequences here:
- the LOC107887815 gene encoding pectinesterase inhibitor 7-like, producing the protein MKGLSPSEKEITHDCAETTGEAIDELEKSLKTLANLQGSDHKADEMNDLKTWVSAILTDEYTCTDEFDGQKVSKAVKNTINKSVLYLAQLTSNCLALFNLLDY